From Rutidosis leptorrhynchoides isolate AG116_Rl617_1_P2 chromosome 3, CSIRO_AGI_Rlap_v1, whole genome shotgun sequence, a single genomic window includes:
- the LOC139899802 gene encoding antimicrobial ginkbilobin-2-like protein, with protein sequence MKKKSVSSIFVVLLVQIIIHGDNNVIIAQPPFNQLPLNPKQVRTGCGKTGDFENDTTVNVRNMMLHSLVDIVVRNRPYTGFVVVPDGPITSVQVLLLCPPHLREDDCSDCIEKSVNHVRNACPKNKRAVIWVFNSYFSYCMVRYADYDMRGKYEDWGRDWGFFQWDRGDANVAELNKGFSDLFNKLLDEAIGDNKKKLEDHHRNFAIGNSTYGSTSTKLYMSVQCTPDISREDCTKCLNEAKLRVEREGINKKKFNKNYTLLSMNCIIRYDHERIGLFPPLTRQK encoded by the coding sequence ATGAAAAAAAAGAGTGTTAGTAGTATTTTTGTTGTGCTTCTTGTTCAAATAATCATCCATGGGGATAATAACGTTATCATAGCTCAACCACCATTCAACCAACTACCACTCAACCCTAAGCAGGTTAGGACAGGATGCGGAAAAACTGGTGATTTCGAAAACGACACCACGGTTAATGTTCGAAATATGATGCTACATAGTCTTGTCGATATCGTTGTTCGTAACCGCCCGTACACGGGTTTTGTAGTTGTTCCAGACGGCCCAATAACTAGTGTTCAAGTCTTGCTCCTTTGCCCACCTCATTTAAGGGAGGACGATTGTTCAGATTGTATCGAGAAATCAGTCAACCATGTTAGAAACGCTTGTCCTAAAAATAAAAGAGCTGTAATTTGGGTGTTTAATTCCTACTTTAGTTATTGCATGGTGCGATACGCTGATTATGATATGAGAGGAAAGTACGAAGATTGGGGTCGGGATTGGGGCTTCTTCCAATGGGATAGAGGTGATGCCAACGTTGCAGAATTAAACAAGGGGTTTTCAGATTTGTTTAACAAGTTATTGGATGAAGCAATTggagataataaaaaaaaattagaagATCATCATCGTAATTTTGCAATAGGAAATTCAACTTATGGGTCAACATCAACTAAGTTGTACATGTCAGTTCAATGTACTCCTGATATTAGTAGGGAGGACTGTACCAAATGTCTAAACGAGGCAAAATTAAGGGTCGAAAGAGagggaataaataaaaaaaaatttaataagaaTTACACGTTGTTATCTATGAATTGTATTATAAGGTACGATCATGAAAGGATAGGATTATTCCCACCACTAACAAGACAAAAGTGA
- the LOC139899803 gene encoding protein ALP1-like, which produces MAYGTTPDLFDEYIKIGEKTAALCLDYFCKCVFHLFAREYLRKPTAQDIARLYNFHEQKHSLPGMLGSIDCMHWEWKNCHLGWQGQYTRGDQKGPSVMLAVASQDLWIWHAFSGMAGANNDINVLNASPIFNTIKNGTAPPSPFDVNGHHYERGYYLGDGIYPDWAMLVKAPHNPIDEPRKKFKRFQESARKDIERAFGVLQGRFAMLKTPARSKDFNKIRRHMYACIVLHNMIQENNGYAIGRREERMIERNPPRRLQRDLRDRDARVKEIRDKQVHQQLEADLTEHVWNLSPYFRSANNNE; this is translated from the coding sequence ATGGCGTATGGAACTACACCCGATTTGTTTGACGAATACATAAAAATAGGTGAGAAAACTGCCGCTTTATGTTTAGATTATTTCTGCAAATGCGTATTTCATTTGTTTGCTAGAGAATATTTGCGAAAACCCACTGCCCAAGATATCGCTAGACTTTATAATTTTCACGAACAAAAACATAGTTTACCGGGTATGCTTGGTAGtatagattgtatgcattgggagtgGAAGAATTGTCATCTTGGTTGGCAAGGGCAATACACAAGAGGTGATCAAAAAGGGCCTTCTGTAATGCTTGCAGTCGCCTCACAAGATTTGTGGATATGGCATGCATTCTCTGGTATGGCAGGTGCGAACAATGATATTAACGTTCTAAATGCATCACCAATTTTCAACACTATAAAAAATGGAACGGCTCCACCTTCACCATTTGATGTCAACGGACATCACTACGAAAGAGGGTATTACCTAGGCGATGGTATATACCCAGATTGGGCCATGTTGGTAAAAGCGCCTCATAATCCAATTGACGAACCACGTAAAAAATTTAAACGTTTTCAAGAAAGTGCGAGGAAAGATATTGAGCGTGCATTTGGAGTATTACAGGGTAGATTTGCAATGTTAAAGACTCCGGCGAGATCTAAAGacttcaacaaaattagaagacatatGTATGCTTGTATTGTATTACATAACATGATTCAAGAAAATAACGGTTATGCTATTGGAAGGAGAGAAGAAAGAATGATAGAAAGGAACCCACCACGAAGGTTGCAACGAGATTTGCGGGATCGAGATGCAAGGGTTAAGGAAATAAGAGACAAGCAAGTTCACCAACAGTTAGAGGCAGATTTAACCGAGCACGTTTGGAACTTATCACCTTACTTTCGGTCcgctaataataatgagtaa